GGTGAAGGTGCCATCGGGGTTGAGGGTGTTGGTGAGCGCGCGGGCCAGCTCTTTGAGGTGTTCGGGGCCGAATTGGGTGCCGAGCTCGGCCAGTTGGGCTTCGGCGACCTCGCGGGCCGCGGCGCTGACCCAGCCGGGTAGGTGGTGGTAGAAGTTGCGGATCACCGCCACTTGGCCAGCACCCAGGGTGCCGGCGCGTTGGGCGGCGGCGGTGGCGGCCAGGGCGGGCGGTAAGGGTTCACCGGTTAGGCCATGGCGTTGACCTAGATCGGCGGCTTCTTTGATGCGCCGGGAGGCTTCGTTGCGGCTGATCAGGGTGCGCTCGGTCAACGCGTGGGAGAGCCCGGCGCCCAGTTCTTGGGAGGGGACCTGGCGGGCAAGGGAATTGAGCAGCGGATGCTCGATGACCGGAAGGCGTCGGCGCAGCCGTTCACAGCGCTCCAACACCGCCAGCTGCTGCTGGATGGTCAACGCATCAAGCACCAACGCGCAGGCGCGGTCCACCTCGGCATCGAGCGCATCGAACACCGCATCGACCTCAGCCTGACTACTTGAACTCACACCGCCAAGCTAACGACTCCCACCGACAGAAAACCCCGCATTGTGACCACAGAAACCACAGTGACACAAGGGATTTCGATATGCGTTTTCCGTATCCGAAAACACATCCGCGGGGTGGGTCGGGGGGCCGATGACGCGGCCAAGGCGCCGAACCCTTTGCAGCTCGGGGCCCACCGCGTCCGCCTCACGATAGTGACCGTAGAGAACTATTGCGCCGCTTGGAATGCGGTGCACAGCCAGGAATTCGCGGTGTGGTTGCGCCACGACAGCTCCGTATCGGCGGGCCGCAGCGGTCACCGATCCGCGAGCCCGACGGGCCGATCAATAAGCGACGTCGCGAACACATCGACCTCACGAAACGCTTATTGTGCGAACCTTTACCCCACCGTTTCACAAACGTGACAGTGATGGCTCAGAGTTCGTAGGCGTGATTCGAGTGCCATCGGCGCACTCCACAGTGGACGGGGAGGCCGGCGTGAAGGCACTTGCACGAAGTCATCAATGGATCTGGGATTTGCGCCATCAGCCGCTGACCATTCGCCTGCTCGCCGCGGCCGCCGGGCTGCTCACCGTGGCCTCGGCCTTCGCGGCGCCGGCCGAAGCGGAGGGCAACGGCGACGACTTCATCGACGCGCTCAATCACGCCGGCATCGACTTCGGCGAGCCCGGAAACGCGATGGCCGTCGGCGAGTCGATCTGCCCGATGCTCTCGCAACCCGGCGGCAGCTTCGCCGCGGCCGCGTCCAGCATCTCGGGCCGGGGCATGTCCCCACAGATGGCGAGCATGTTCACCACGATCGCGATCCAGACGTACTGCCCCGAGGCGATGGCGAACGTGGCCAGTGGCAACCTGTCCGGCGCCATGCCGCAGGTTCCGGGAATGCCCGGACAGATCCCCGGCATGGCGGGGCAGATCCCCGGAATGCCCGGACAGATTCCGGGGATGGCGGGGCAGGTGCCCGGCATGACGGGCATGGCCGGCCAGATGCCGGGGCAGATTCCGGCGCTGCCGAGCTACTAAACGGTGCCCAGCGGGTCGATCGTCCACGCGATGTAGACCATTGCCGCTCCGACCGCCGCAGTGGTGATGAAGTCGATTCCCTTGCCGCGCACCACAAGTAGGCCGGCCCGGTCCTCGGACAGCAGCAGTCGCAGCAGCGCGGCCACGCCCACACCGATGCCGATCAACAACGAACCGCGGCGCCAGAAGTTGGCCCCTACCAGGGCCAGCGCCGCGGCAAAGATCAGGCCCACCAACAGAATCGGCCACTGAGCCCGCAGCACGGTCCGCGCGGTCATTCCCGTTCGGCCAGCTCGACGACGTTGGTCAACAGGAACGCGCGGGTCAACGGTCCCACCCCGCCGGGGTTGGGTGACACGTGCCCGGCCACATCCCACACATCGGGGTGCACGTCGCCGACCAGTCCGTCGTCGGTCCGGCTGACCCCGACGTCGAGCACCGCGGCACCGGGACGCACCATGTCGGCGGTCAGCAGGTGCGGGACCCCGACGGCGGCCACGATGATGTCGGCCTGCTTGGTCAACGCCGGCAGGTCGCGAGTCGCGGTGTGGCACAACGTCACCGTGGCGTTCTCGGAACGCCGGGTCAGCAGGAGCCCCAGCGGGCGACCGACCGTCACACCGCGGCCGATGACGACCACGTGCGCCCCGGCGATCTCGACGTCGTAGCGACGCAGCAGGTGCACGATGCCGCGCGGTGTGCACGGCAGCGGGGCCGGGTTGTTGAGCACCAGGCGGCCCAGGTTGGTCGGGTGCAGGCCGTCGGCGTCCTTGTTCGGGTCGACCCGCTCCAGCGCCGCGTTCTCGTCGAGGTGCTTGGGCAGCGGCAACTGCACGATGTAACCGGTGCAGTCGGGGTTCGCGTTCAGCTCGTCGATGGTGTCGTTGAGCGTGGCGGTGCTGATGTCGGCGGGCAGGTCGCGGCGAATCGAGGTGATCCCCACCTTGGCGCAGTCGGCGTGCTTGCCCCGCACGTACGCCTGCGAGCCCGGGTCGTCGCCCACCAGGATGGTGCCCAAGCCGGGGGTGCGTCCCGATGCCGTCAATGCGGCCACGCGTTGTTTGAGGTCGACGAAGATCTCGTCGCGGGTGGCCTTGCCGTCCAGCGTGATTGCTCCCACGCTGACAGTCTGGCAGATATCGCTGATGGCGACCCGCCGCGCCCGGCTTCGCCGCGCTTGCGATCGCCGGCAGATAACGATGGCGACCCGCCGCGCCCGGCTTCGCCGCGCTTGCGATCGCCATTAGGCTCCCGGTATGTCTACCCCTCCGGACGTCTTCAGCCCCGCGAAGCTCGGTCCGATCACGCTGCGTAACCGCACCATCAAATCCGCCACGTTCGAGGCGCGCACGCCGGACGCGCTCGTGACGGATGACCTCATCGAATACCACCGACAGCCGGCCGCCGGCGGGGTCGGCATGACGACCGTCGCCTACTGCGCCGTCTCCCCCGGCGGACGCACCGAGGGCAACGGCATCTGGATGCGGCCCGAGGCCGTGCCCGGGTTCCGTCGGCTCACCGACGCGATCCACGCCGAGGGCGCGGCGGTCAGCGCGCAGATCGGCCACGCCGGCCCCGTCGCCAATGCCAAATCGAACAAGGCGAAGGCACTGGCGCCGGTCCGGTTCTTCAACCCGATCGGGATGCGGTTCGCCAAGAAGGCGACCCGCGAGGACATCGACGAGGTCATCGAAGGGCACGCCAACGCCGCCCGGCTGGCCATCGAGGCCGGCTTCGACGCCGTCGAAATCCACCTGGGCCACAACTACTTGGCGAGTTCGTTCCTGTCCCCGCTGATCAATCGCCGCGACGACGAATTCGGCGGCTCGCTGGAGAACAGGGCGAAGGTGGCCCGCGGCATGGTGATGGCCGTGCGGCGCGCGGTCGAAAAGGAAGGCACACCGATCGCGGTGACCGCCAAGCTCAACATGGCCGACGGCGTCCGCGGTGGCATCAGCACGGAGGAATCGCTGAAGACAGCCAAGTGGCTCGAGGAGGACGGCGGCCTGGACGCGATCGAACTGACCGCGGGCAGCTCGCTGGTCAATCCGATGTATCTGTTCCGCGGTGACGCGCCGCTCAAGCAGTTCGCCGGCGCGTTCAAGCCGCCGCTGCGCTGGGGCATGCGTATGACGGGCAAGAAGTTCCTGCGCGAATACCCCTACCGCGAGGCCTATCTCTTGCGCGACGCCAAGCTGTTTCGCGCCGAGTTGAAGCTGCCGTTGATCCTGCTCGGCGGCATCACCAACCGCGAGACGATGGATCTGGCAATGGCCGAGGGATTCGAGTTCGTCGCGATGGCCCGCGCCCTGCTGGCCGAGCCGGATCTGATCAACCGGATCGCCGCCGAGGACGCCCAGCACCGGGTCCACTCCGCGTGCACGCACTGCAATCAGTGCATGCCGACGATCTACAGCCGGACCCACTGCGTCGTCACCGGCGCACCGGACGCCGTAGGCGCTCCACGCTGATCCACAGGGCCGCAAGCTACAGTTGTGGCGATGTCAGCACCAGCCCCGCCAGCGCTAACCGTCCATCACGAAGGATCCGAACGCACCTTCGCAGCCGGCCACGATGTGGTCGTCGGGCGCGATCTGCGGGCCGACATGCGCATCACGCATCCCCTGATTTCGCGGGCCCACCTGTTGCTGCGTTTCGACCAGGGCAAGTGGCTGGCCATCGACAACGGTTCGCTCAACGGCACTTTCGTCAACGGCCGGCGGGTGCCGGTCGTCGAGATCCATGACGGGCAGACCCTCAACATCGGAAACCCCGACGGGCCCCTGCTGACGTTCGACGTCGGCCGCCACCAAGGCATGGCCGGGCGTCCGCCCAAGACCGAATCGATGGGCATCCCGATGGCGGCGGCATCGCAGCCGGCGTGGTCGGCGCAACCGGCCCCGCCCCCGCCACCGCCACCAGCCGGGCGCACGCCCAACTGGGCGGCGCCGCCGCGACGACCGCAGCCCGCGCACCGGCCCGGCCCGGCGGGGCAAACCATGTACGGCGGCGGTGGGCGACCGCCCGCCTACCCGCCCGCCGCGCCGCCCCCGCCACACAACGCGCCGCTGCACAGCCCGCCCCCGGTGCAGCACATCCCCGCGGCGACCCCGCCCACGCGGGCGGCGCCGGCCGGCGCCAAGCCGCCCGAGGTGGCCAACCTGGCGACCAAGATGTTCCAGGCGCTGATGCCGTCGCGGTCCGGCGCGATCCAGAAGCCGGCCGGGTCGCAAACCATCGGCCGGGCCACCGACAACGACATCGTCATCCAGGACGTGCTCGCCTCGCGCCATCACGCGTTCTTGATCCA
The sequence above is drawn from the Mycobacterium marseillense genome and encodes:
- a CDS encoding DUF732 domain-containing protein — its product is MKALARSHQWIWDLRHQPLTIRLLAAAAGLLTVASAFAAPAEAEGNGDDFIDALNHAGIDFGEPGNAMAVGESICPMLSQPGGSFAAAASSISGRGMSPQMASMFTTIAIQTYCPEAMANVASGNLSGAMPQVPGMPGQIPGMAGQIPGMPGQIPGMAGQVPGMTGMAGQMPGQIPALPSY
- a CDS encoding DUF3017 domain-containing protein: MTARTVLRAQWPILLVGLIFAAALALVGANFWRRGSLLIGIGVGVAALLRLLLSEDRAGLLVVRGKGIDFITTAAVGAAMVYIAWTIDPLGTV
- a CDS encoding bifunctional methylenetetrahydrofolate dehydrogenase/methenyltetrahydrofolate cyclohydrolase — protein: MGAITLDGKATRDEIFVDLKQRVAALTASGRTPGLGTILVGDDPGSQAYVRGKHADCAKVGITSIRRDLPADISTATLNDTIDELNANPDCTGYIVQLPLPKHLDENAALERVDPNKDADGLHPTNLGRLVLNNPAPLPCTPRGIVHLLRRYDVEIAGAHVVVIGRGVTVGRPLGLLLTRRSENATVTLCHTATRDLPALTKQADIIVAAVGVPHLLTADMVRPGAAVLDVGVSRTDDGLVGDVHPDVWDVAGHVSPNPGGVGPLTRAFLLTNVVELAERE
- a CDS encoding NADH:flavin oxidoreductase, which encodes MSTPPDVFSPAKLGPITLRNRTIKSATFEARTPDALVTDDLIEYHRQPAAGGVGMTTVAYCAVSPGGRTEGNGIWMRPEAVPGFRRLTDAIHAEGAAVSAQIGHAGPVANAKSNKAKALAPVRFFNPIGMRFAKKATREDIDEVIEGHANAARLAIEAGFDAVEIHLGHNYLASSFLSPLINRRDDEFGGSLENRAKVARGMVMAVRRAVEKEGTPIAVTAKLNMADGVRGGISTEESLKTAKWLEEDGGLDAIELTAGSSLVNPMYLFRGDAPLKQFAGAFKPPLRWGMRMTGKKFLREYPYREAYLLRDAKLFRAELKLPLILLGGITNRETMDLAMAEGFEFVAMARALLAEPDLINRIAAEDAQHRVHSACTHCNQCMPTIYSRTHCVVTGAPDAVGAPR